In Lysobacter luteus, a single window of DNA contains:
- the lepB gene encoding signal peptidase I gives MRWFEIALVVLTLVTGVVWLLDRLVLAKRRTASQGLLDDDGEPWYVDYSKAFFPVLLVVLVLRSFIAEPFRIPSNSMMPTLLTGDFILVNKFAYGLRMPITNDKFVDIGAPARGDVVVFRPPHHPDQDWIKRVIGLPGDRVAYFDNQVHVNGVPVGYESLGTYQGIDSGIEMTGAEELVEQLPGRPHRVLERSSLPFLDPGQGEWVVPAGHYFVMGDNRDNSEDSRYWGFLPEQNLRGKAFLIWMHLDGGVDFSRIGESIQ, from the coding sequence ATGCGCTGGTTTGAAATCGCCCTGGTGGTGCTCACCCTCGTCACCGGGGTGGTCTGGCTGCTCGACAGGCTGGTGCTGGCCAAGCGCCGCACCGCCAGCCAGGGGCTGCTCGATGATGACGGCGAACCGTGGTACGTCGACTATTCCAAGGCGTTCTTCCCCGTCCTGCTGGTAGTGCTGGTCCTGCGCAGCTTCATCGCCGAACCGTTCCGCATTCCGTCCAATTCGATGATGCCGACCCTGCTGACCGGCGACTTCATCCTGGTCAACAAGTTCGCCTACGGCCTGCGCATGCCGATCACCAACGACAAGTTCGTCGACATCGGCGCGCCCGCGCGCGGCGACGTCGTCGTCTTCCGTCCGCCGCACCATCCCGACCAGGACTGGATCAAGCGCGTGATCGGCCTGCCCGGCGACCGGGTCGCCTATTTTGACAACCAGGTTCACGTCAACGGCGTGCCGGTGGGGTACGAGTCGCTCGGGACCTACCAGGGGATCGACAGCGGCATCGAGATGACCGGTGCCGAAGAACTGGTCGAGCAGCTGCCCGGCCGCCCGCACCGCGTGCTCGAGCGCAGCTCGCTGCCGTTCCTCGACCCGGGGCAGGGCGAGTGGGTCGTCCCGGCCGGTCACTATTTCGTGATGGGTGACAACCGCGACAACAGCGAGGACAGCCGATACTGGGGCTTCCTGCCGGAGCAGAACCTGCGCGGCAAGGCGTTCCTGATCTGGATGCATCTCGACGGTGGGGTCGATTTCTCCCGGATCGGCGAGAGCATCCAGTAA
- a CDS encoding DUF4845 domain-containing protein, whose translation MKRTQGGMTLIGFIIVLAVAGVFIYTGMKVIPMYSEYYAVKQALAGLSEEPEITQKSPAQIQDLFFRRLYISYAENVKPANVKIARKDAGYLMTVDYEVRKPLIANLDVVGKFNTEQELRRGAR comes from the coding sequence ATGAAGCGTACCCAAGGTGGCATGACCCTTATCGGGTTCATCATCGTGCTGGCGGTGGCCGGCGTGTTCATCTACACCGGGATGAAGGTCATCCCGATGTATTCGGAGTACTACGCGGTCAAGCAGGCGCTTGCGGGGCTGTCGGAGGAGCCGGAAATCACCCAGAAGTCCCCGGCCCAGATCCAGGACCTGTTCTTCCGCCGCCTGTACATCAGCTACGCCGAGAACGTGAAGCCCGCGAACGTGAAGATCGCCCGCAAGGACGCCGGCTACCTGATGACGGTGGACTACGAAGTGCGCAAGCCGCTGATCGCCAACCTGGACGTGGTCGGCAAGTTCAACACCGAGCAGGAGTTGCGCCGCGGCGCTAGGTGA
- the rnc gene encoding ribonuclease III: MTLRISHPFVRPELLAQALTHRSAGAPHNERLEFLGDALVNLFVAEALYARWPRADEGALTRARAELVRESALAPIARQLDLGALLTLGPGEMKSGGHRRDSILADALEAVVAAVYLDAGFEACRTVVMPWFEAAMDALPPPHKVGKDAKTRLQEWLQGRQKPLPVYQLVAESGEDHAKTFRVSCTLVQPALVTEGEGGSRRGAEQAAAEAALSALEAA; the protein is encoded by the coding sequence GTGACGCTGCGGATCTCCCACCCCTTCGTCAGGCCCGAGCTGCTGGCGCAGGCGCTGACACACCGGAGCGCGGGGGCACCGCACAACGAGCGGCTGGAATTCCTCGGTGACGCACTGGTCAACCTGTTCGTCGCCGAGGCGCTGTACGCGCGCTGGCCCCGGGCCGACGAAGGAGCCCTGACCCGCGCGCGCGCCGAGCTGGTGCGCGAGTCGGCACTGGCGCCGATCGCCCGCCAGCTTGACCTCGGGGCGTTGCTGACGCTCGGTCCCGGGGAAATGAAGTCCGGTGGCCATCGGCGTGACTCGATCCTGGCCGACGCGCTCGAAGCGGTGGTGGCCGCGGTCTACCTCGACGCGGGTTTCGAGGCCTGCCGGACCGTTGTGATGCCGTGGTTCGAGGCGGCGATGGACGCCCTGCCGCCGCCGCACAAGGTCGGCAAGGACGCCAAGACCCGCCTGCAGGAATGGCTGCAGGGTCGCCAGAAGCCGCTGCCGGTGTACCAGCTGGTGGCCGAGTCGGGCGAGGACCACGCCAAGACCTTCCGGGTCAGCTGCACCCTGGTCCAGCCGGCACTGGTGACCGAAGGCGAGGGTGGTTCCCGCCGGGGCGCCGAACAGGCCGCCGCCGAAGCTGCGCTGTCCGCACTCGAAGCGGCCTGA